The window GTGTTAAAGAACTGAATGTGGCAATTTTCAGAATTCATCAATATGTTTCATATGGAAAGACTCTCCAAACTAGTTTTTTTATGATTCATAcatactttcctaaccctaaaatTTGCTTAAATAATCTACAAAATCAGATAGTTTTTTAAATCTACCAGTTGGTgttaaaatgtgtttattttattgAACCCATTCTCTTACTGAACCCTTTCTTGATTGATTCTAGTCTGTGGACAAAATTCTAATTTAAGGTACACCGTATTTAAAAGGGATGGTTTAAGATAAATGTAttgaaaaccctattgaataaCTTCACAGGAAAATccgttggccagcaagtgggagggttttcagtggTTGAATAACATTTATACAACACGCAACCAAGCCTGTTATACCTACCtgtaaggtaagtctgaataccagcTATTGAGAAGTGTGTAGGAAAGGTGTGCCAAAGAAAGGCGTAATTTCCTACAGTAAGTCGGGAATTGGGCCCTATGGGAAGAATTGAGGAAACATGTAAGGATGAAGCAAGGTTTTAACAGCTAGTAAAGTTTTCAGCCACAGCCCCATGTGTTATGTTGAAGTGACCCAACTGAAATCCCTCAGTACATTTTGTGTGTGTTAATCATTCATGACAATGACAGAATTCCAGAAAACATTCTTACAGTAACTCCAACTTTATTCAAGTAAACATTGTTTCACCTCAACAAAGAGAAAATTATCTTTCTGATTATTATAAATCAACACTACTCTTTCACATGCATGGGATACAAAAACGCAGGGAAATAAAGTATTTTTATGAGCTCTAATTCTATAATCAAAATAAGTTGCATAAAAATATTTTCACATCTATCTTACTGTCCCTTTAGCAATGCATGAGTGAAACTGGATGAATCTCTTAGTGATGCGATCAGCCTCTGTCTCATTCGTCTCGCAATATTGATTACAAAGTGCTTGGACTTCAATAGTGAACTAAAATGACAAACTAACCCTTAGAAGTCCAAATAAAAACTCTAAAATGTCAAACCAGCCTGCATGTCTAAAATAAACATGGAAATGCTGTGATTCATAGACGCAAATTTAATGACTGACAAAAATCACAATGTATTATTTAAGAAATTCCCTCAAAGACCCTCATATTAAGCCCTACTACTGTGCCAAATATTTAGATCTTCACTATCGAGGTCAGTAAACATTTTAGAGGTGTTTGTGTGTAAACATCTTGGGATACATCACTACTACAGAAGGTAATAAATATTGTATAAAAGTAGTGGGCCAGCCTGAGGGTTTCTGTTTGTGTTTACATTCCTTTTCATCTGAAGGAATAGCTCTCGTCGTCATAATCCATCTCAATGTCCTCGTCTTCCTCCAGGAGTCCATACTTAAACTTCCGATACACTGTACCATCCGGACCCATATACACAATATCTTCATCATCGttatcctcttcctcctcgtcaTCCTCAACGACGAGGTCACTGTAGTCGCCTAAGGAGGAAGCGGGGTCTAAGTCtgacccagcccagcccccattGGCGCCCAGGTTCTTATAGCCATTGGCCTTCGTCTGGGGTAAACCGGCACCCGCTTTGGAGCGCAAGTGGAGGAACAGGAAGACAGCGGCACCCAGGGCCGACACCAGGAGCACGATGGCCAGGATGAAGACCTTGAGATGTCCCTCTGGCAGCTCCTCGATGCCCAGTAACACAAAGTTCACCCCAAAGACGCACTCCACTGGGGACGACACAGTGGGAGGTAAAGGGTCAAGGTTAGGGGTCAGTGAAGTCACCACAGAAAGTATAGTGCTTTGATATTTATGTTGTAACTTGCAATATACATTTTGTTGCCAAGAGCACATTTGAATGCAATATACAACCCCACAATACAGCATGGCTTAGACCTAGAGTCCAATTCAATCAAACCTGCATTGTGGTATTTAACCAGTAGCTCGCTTTCCCATGGTCAAATAAACCATGGGAaagtgtggggggaggggggagctTCGCTTACTTTGTGATGCCCGGCAGTCACAACACTCCCGGGGGAGGGGGCTGCCGTCGTGTCTGGTCTCGTTGCCGCAACAGGACAGACAGCGGCCGTCGTCAGCTAGGAGCTGGCTGGCTGGGCACACGGTGCAGTTCCACTGACCAGGACCCTTACAGTCCAGACAGGATGGGTCACACTTCTCACACTGTGGATCCAAGCCCTGggaacacacatacatgcatagaTGATCAGACTGGGATGTTGAATATTCCCAGTTATTGGGATAATTCCTGATTTTTAGCACCAGAACTGGAGAAGGAGGCCGTAGAGGGAGTTACCCAAATAGCTGAAGCAGCGTAAAGTCCAACGAGACAAGGAGAGTCACATATCCCTCCAAAAAACCTGAAGCCCTCGAAGCACGacttacagaacagggctcccTCATCTGCAAACAGAGAACAGTGGGAGGAACTCGACATTGTCATACTTACTAAGAAGTCAGTAGTACAGCATTCAATATGGCACACCGTTTGTAATGCCACATTTTGTGAAAAACAGGAATTCTGTGCCACAAATTCAACATGCTCACCACCTTTTGTGGACGATCAAATGACCTTCCTACTCAACAAAGTCAATGCTGCTCAGCTCATATTACCATCACTACATCCTAGTAACTTTCAAGTCTGAGCTTATACTAGATTTCAGTGATATCCATGCAAACCAGTGCAGCAGTTGACATTGCTATTCAGGTGATGCAGGTAGAGTGAGTTGATCTTTGCTACTTGTGTCTCTAGGTTGTGTCTCTCCCCTATTGCAGGTTGAGCGCGAGTTCCATTTGGCCTTTACCTTCGCAGGTCTTGCAGGTGGGGTGGCACTTGCGGCAGATTTTGGCTCTGGTGTCAGGGAAGTAGTTTGTGGGGCACGTCTGGAGGCATTGGCCCGACTGCTTCAGGTACCCATCACGGCAGTTCAGGCAGTCTCCACTGCCCCTTCCCCTGCACCTGCTACACGACGGGTCACACCGGTCGCACGTCCAGGTGATGGTATTACCGAAGTGACttacagaaagggagagaagtAAAGAACTTGTAACGGTTCATCACAAACGGTGAAGATGCCTGTTTCTGCTCACCTGCCAACTCCTTTTCCCACAAaaaagcagaaacagactggcacccagggtTAAACTTGTCTGTAACTTATAAGTGATGATTGGCTCTTCAGACTTCACTGATGTGTGTGCGTCCCCTACCTGTCACCACAGGTCTCGACACAGCTGCGTCCCTGTTTGAACATGCTGGGTTTACACGCTGCACACTGGACACTGTGGCGTCCCACACACGACACACAGCTGAAGTGACATCGCTCGCACACACGCTCGTCCCCATCACCATAGAAACCCACCGGACACTCATTCACACAGGTGTTGTCTGACAAGCACAGAAAAACCAACACGGTTAGATGAAGAACACACATCATATCATCTAACCACAGAAcaactgggtcatgttcattacgAACTAAACCataagaaaacagacagaaacagggagagactaCTTGGACttggtccaataagaaacgcaCATTTTCATTAATTGTAAGTCAGTGCTGACGGGTGACTCACTGAGCAGGAAGGTCTGCGGGTTGCAGCTGAGACAGTGCTCCTTGGTGGGCCCTGAGCAGCGGTGGCAGAGGGGGTGGCAGGTCTGGCAGTCGCCCTCCTCATCTTTGTAGGAGCGCAGGGAACACTGGCTGTAGAAGACACAGTGACCCCTGGAGTCCTTTCGCATGTTGGGCCCACAGCTGAGGCAGGACGAGGGCTCGGGACCTGAGCAGGTGTGACACGACCTGTCGCAATCTGAGAGACACATCTGTTAGACACAGCACTATCCGTGAGACACAGCACTATCCGTGAGACACAGCACTATCCGTGAGACACAGCACTATCCGTGAGACACAGCACTATCCGTGAGACACAGCACTATCCGTGAGACACAGCACTATCCGTGAGACACAGCACTATCCGTGAGACACAGCACTATCCGTGAGACACAGCACTATCCGTGAGACACAGCACTATCCGTGAGACACAGCACTATCCGTGAGACACAGCACTATCCGTTAGACACAGCACTATCCGTGAGACACAGCACTATCCGTGAGACACAGCACTATCCGTGAGACACAGCACTATCCGTGAGACACAGCACTATCCGTTAGACACAGCACTATCCGTGAGACACAGCACTATCCGTGAGACACAGCACTATCCGTGAGACACAGCACTATCCGTTAGACACAGCACTATCCGTTAGACACAGCACTATCCGTTAGACACAGCACTATCCGTTAGACACAGCACTATCCGTTAGACACAGCACTATCCGTTAGACACAGCACTATCCGTTAGACACAGCACTATCCGTTAGACACAGCACTATCCGTTAGACACAGCACTATCCGTTAGACACAGCCTATCCGTTAGACACAGCACTATCGcttcacaaaataaatgcctCCTATGGTAGGTCATGCGACGATCCAATTATGGTAAAATGAGTTGTGTGTATAATCCCAGTACCCTGGCACTCGGAGGTGGCTACGTTGTGGTAAGTGTCTGAGGGACACTGGGACAGGCACTCCCCGTTGTAGCGCACAGCCGCGGGGTGCCTGCACATATCACAGTCGTCTGAGTCAGGCCCGTCACACGATGCACAGTCGGTGTGACAACGCACACACTCCTTCTGCTCCTCGCTGGGGAAGAAGCCCTCTGGGCAGTCATCTACACACTGGTCCTTATGTAGGAAGTAGTACTCCTCACACTCTGGtgcagagaaacagggagagagagaacgctaAATACAGATATAAAATGACTCCTATTGGTACACTTAATATGGCCGCCATATTGAATGTCATTCTTTTTTATGGCTGAATAGAGGAGATTAGAAAGAAAGTGGATATTTTCGTACTGTGGCTGACGTCCCCGCCACCCCCTTttaccctgacccctccacctcTGCTCCCCGTGCAGCAGCCTTACCCTTACACAGGCCGTCCTGGCTACACTCTATGCAGTCGGGTGGGCAACGTAGACACTCTCGCTCATTGGGGTAGTGCCCGTCGGGACAGTGCCCTCTGCAAGAGTGCTCCAGGAGCAAGTACTGGGTCTCACAGCTCAGGCAGTGGGTGGCGTTCCCCAGGCAGGAGGCACACTCTGGGGCACAGGGCTGGCACTCGCCCCCCTTAGGGTAACCCCTgcacagaggacaggaggggagaggtgaaGGGAGTTTTACGGAACTGAACTTGACTGCAAGTGGGGAGAACTATTCTAATGACatgatacaacaacaaaaaagacacCTACAGCATTCTAGTTGGAGCGTGTGTGTAagagtgtactgtgtgtgtatatgcatatgTGAAAGTCACAGATCAGTTTCAGGGGGAAGGGATGGAAAAATGGGGAAAGATTGATGAATAGATCTGACCTCTGGCACTCGGGAACACACTGGTCGCCCTGcaggtagaggtgtgtgtgtccagtccGGCACCTCTGGCACCGATGGGCATCCTGGCACAGAACACAGCCTGGCAGACAGTCGTCACAGTGGCCCGACGTGGCATTGACGAAAGTACCAGACGGGCACTTTGCCACACACGCCTGGCGGGCCGTCAGAAAGCGCTCTACAGAGCCAGACAAGCATGCAGGTGTCACCGTACGCCACATTAAGAttattcttcaataaagtctagTATTTTCTAAATGGAAAGTGTCACGCTTCACCATCACCTTCACAATGGAAGCACACCATCAAACTACAGTAAAGATGACTTAAGAATGACTAAAACAGGTGAAAGCAGATACATTACACAAGCAAAGTCTGGCAACTACCCCCTACCGAGGATAGAGGAGAACACAGTACTCAGATACTAAATACCATGCATTCAACTCTTACCTGTGTCACAGGTGTTACACTGTTCCCTCCCAGAGCCAGCGCATGTTTTACAGCTGGAGTAGCACTGCTCACATTCCCCCTGACCTGAGCAAATATTTATTCAAATAGTGAGACTATATTGCACTGGACAACATGGGCAGGGGCCAGATTTGGCCCGTGGGCCCACCAGTTGCAGACCCCTGAACTTATATGAAATGTTAGTTAAGTAAGTATGAAGGTCAGATGAGGCCTTACTGTTGAGGAAATGTTTGTCAGGGCAGGAAGCGGAGTGGTTGTCCACACACTCTCCGTCCTTCAGAGTGAAGTCATCCTCACATGAGTCACAGTCGTCATAGTTGGGCCCGCCGCACGTCCGACACATACGATGACACGGTTCGCATTCCTGACTCTCCTCGTCGACAAAGAACCCCTCCTTACACTGCTCCACACACTCTCCgtctagagacacacacactcgttTAAAAATCAACGacataaagtgtgtgttttaccaACTGACTCAGTGGCACAACCCAGAGTTGAAATATCAACTGAATGAAAGGTCCTACCTGAAACATAGAAGCCCTCCTCACACCAGTAGCACTGGGACTGATCACAGTTGGCACAGTGGCTGTCTTCACACTTGGCACATGTCATGGTATCAATAACACTGTAGGTCCTGTCTGGGCAGCTCGTGTGGCAATCAGGCCCGAACCTCCACAAAGACAGAGAGGTGAGCCACAGCACAATATCTTTACAGGCTGCACTGGAACTGTAAGAAAGATGATTCAACAAGAATGAACTTACTGGTAGTACTCCTTTGCACAGGTGACACATTGCTTGGGGTTTTCTGTATGGAGGAAAGGATTGGTGTCAATCATTCATCCAAAAGTCAGTTTCACTGTCCATCTCATTCCTCACCCTGTCAGTTACTGGGGGCATCTCAATCATGTGGTGGATTCCACTATCAGTCTTCGCTTGATAATCTGCACTGAGCCGAAAACATTAGGCCAGGTGAAGGCAATATGGTGGATAAGAAACTTCCTGTGAatttgctcccacctgtccagttTTTCACATCAGTGAATGTGAAGGCAAGAAGACGAGGAGAGGAAGTCACTACACTATTAAGACGTAACCAACAGCTATCATTTGAAAGGTTCCCTTTTCATGCCAGCAGATGGCAGCCTAGCATCACAACAGACCAGGCAGTCACCACTCCTACACCTGTGTGCCCACTGTGGGGATGAATGGGATCCACTTGAACATATCAATGCAGCCTAATCCAATCCAAACTATTCTTTCCACATTTCATATGCGGAGTTCACCAAGTTCAAACTAATCACAACCAGCTCAGCCCACAGATAACACAATAAAAGCAGAGACCCCTTAATGAGTTCATCTGTCTCAGGACTGTTGCAATTAAAAGGTGTGTAACTAGATGGGGACATGTAAGAACAGGGCGTACAGTCATATTTACTGACCCTAACCAAGACTTTTAATGATAACCACTAACCAAAACCATCCAACCTAATTCCCCTCCCAACCATCAGAGTTGTCCAGGAAACGCCAATCCCTGTCATCCCCTCAGCTCTCAGCAGCCAAAACATCCCAGGAGGAAAGACAGGAGCAACAAAAGCTCATTCTTCAGCTGTGCCCCATGGGGCATTCCTGGGAGATTCTTCCCCCAGCGCAGCACCACGCAGCTACACGGCTAGGCTAGCCCAGCCCAGGCCTCCCAGCACCCACAAGCCTCTACCTGCGAGAACAATTACtaagagagagagcggaggggagagacagagagagaaagacaggagagcaAAGAGCCGGAAATCAGGCCTCCAGGCCCTGTCTATTTCACATCAGGGAAGAAAACACCTCATATAAATGTCCAGGGAGCATGCCAAGAGGAAAACTTCCACAGCTTTtcaaaacattacacacacacgcatccacacacacacgtgatatGGCACATTCAGTAAGTCACAGAAACACAAGCTGCAAATTCAAAGTCTCTGTGGGGTTGGTTAGTCGATCCCTCTGGGGAACAAGGGAGATGAAGTTTACAAGAGACCCAAAAGACTTCATTATGTGACTCCCGGGTTCAGGTGCTATCGCCCCGTGCAGAGCGGGCTGGGAATAGACTACAGaaatagactacagtacagtgcgCTCTGCTCTACGAGGTGTATGGAGTGTTTTTTAAGTCATGAAGACAACTGTGGCCTGAGGGAAGGAGTTAGTGACAGACATCCTGGAGAGAAATTGTGTGGAGATttaagtacagagagagagagaggtgatctTTTACTCCCCCTCCTACTCTCGGCGTCCGTACAGTTTGGGGAAGTTTGTTCCAATTGAGAAATGCTGTAGGGGGTCTTATCATGCTCAGTCAGGCTGTAAGGAGTCTTATCATGCTCAGTCAGGCTGTAGGGGGTCTTATCATGCTCAGTCAGGCTGTAGGGGGTCTTATCATGCTCAGTCAGGCTGTAAGGGGTCTTATCATGCTCAGTCAGGCTGTAAGGGGTCTTATCATGCTCAGTCAGGCTGTAAGGGGTCTTATCATGCTCAGTCAGGCTGTAAGGGGTCTTATCATGCTCAGTCAGGCTGTAAGGGGTCTTATCATGCTCAGTCAGGCTGTAAGGGGTCTTATCATGCTCAGTCAGGTTGTAAGGGATCTTATCATGCTAAGTCAGGTTGTAAGGGATCTTATCATGCTAAGTCAGGTTGTAAGGGGTCTTATCATGCTCAGTCAGGTTGTAAGGGATCTTATCATGCTAAGTCAGGTTGTAAGGGGTCTTATCATGCTCAGTCAGGTTGTAAGGGATCTTATCATGCTCAGTCAGGTTGTAAGGGGTCTTATCATGCTCAGTCAGGCTGTAAGGGGTCTTCTCATGCTCAGTCAGGCTGTAAGGGGTCTTCTCATGCTCAGTCAGGCTGTAAGGGGTCTTCTCATGCTCAGTCAGGCTGTAAGGGGTCTTCTCATGCTCAGTCAGGCTGTAAGGGGTCTTATCATGCTCAGTCAGGCTGTAAGGGGTCTTCTCATGCTCAGTCAGGCTGTAAGGGGTCTTCTCATGCTCAGTCAGGCTGTAAGGGATCTTATCATGCTCAGTCAGGCTGTAAGGGGTCTTCTCATGCTCAGTCAGGCTGTAAGGGGTCTTCTCATGCTCAGTCAGGCTGTAAGGGGTCTTATCATGCTCAGTCAGGCTGTAAGGGATCTTATCATGCTCAGTCAGGCTGTAAGGGGTCTTGAAGGGGTCTATATGAACTTGTTTTTTAGCGCCACACTGATTGCTCACTTAATCTCCAACATTTTAGCCGATGGCATCGCGTTCCAGGAACAATAATCTCAAAGTCTGCTGCTTGTCTTTTAATTCTGAGGATTATAATTGCCAGAAGTGGGGAGGCGGGCAGGGGGGATGGTGAGGAAAGACATTCCGCCCACGATTAATAACATCTTGCGTGGGCCTGTTTAAGATTTGACTGAATAAAACAGAATAATGCTGATGATGCATACCTGGTGTTCAGTTAGGGTACAGGAAATGAACATGAACTGCAGGTTCCCATAAGAAGGTTTTGCAGTTCTGAAAGGATCTAAGATGATCAGTATTATTGTAAAACTTCTAAGTATTAGTCTAAGGTCTTGGGGGGGATCTGAGGCAGTCTAGTGGAGTCTGTAGTGGGGTTCGAAAGTAGATTGTCTTGGACTTTCGTGACAAGTATATACTTACTCTGCAGACATTTCTTACAGCCCTCCTCACAGGGCAGACAATCCTCATACTCTGGGTCCTCCACCTCACCTGTAGGATAGGTACATCATACATACATCACACACATCAAAGACTAATGGATCTATCAACACTGGGACCACCGCAGCCATTCAATACATTGCTTTAAACTCAGCTAGTGTGGATATTGGAGTCATACACAGTCATTGGACTATCAGACGCATAGTTACATTCATACCAATGCTATCTATAAGCATCGCTGGATGGCAGACAGAGGTGAAATTGGGGTGTGGCGGCTTTACAGCAGCACTGAGAGGGGAAGGTGTTAAATGCAAAGTGTTCTGAGGCGTGAGCTGTGGCAGGCTGCAGGGCCGTGCAGGGGATCAGTTTGGACATGTCTGACACATATGATAAGACTTTCttttcatcccccctctccctttctcttgttTTAGCAGTTTTCAATCATGTCTCACTCTCAAACATTCTCTGTCTCAGACTCAAtcttttaaataaaatgtttaaaacaGTAGAGTGGTAGAGCACAGAGGACAACATTAGATGAAAagtgggggggggagagagagaagagaacaaaTTGTGTGTGCTTTGTGGGGTGTCTCACCTTCGCCACACTCCAGCGGGACACAGAGTCCGTCTCGGAGGTAGTGGGAGGGGCTACAGTGGAGGCAGCGGTCGAAGTCGGTGCACACAGTGCAGTTGACGGAGCATGCCTCACACCGCTTCCGCCAGGAATGGAAGAAGCCCTCTGGACACACGTCACGACACTCCCCTCTATAGTGGTACCTGTCTGTCTGGAACTTGTCTaggccaggcagagagacagacacagtcaGTTTCATTGGCAAAAACACcagtacaaacacacagacagtgagTCAGTGGATCAAACAGACAAAGACCAACTAAGGTCGTAATGTTGCTGCATTGAACTTTGTCATTTCCTTTATCTTCAAACGATTCAGACAGGAATACAGAGCTTCATAGCAGTACATCCTACAACAGCTCCCTGGGCGCCTAGTGTGGCAGCCCCTTGCAACTCTCTAAaatctgtatactgtatgtgtctttTGTAACGCCGGCACGTTTTGGACTTCTAATCCCTTTTAAACATTGTGAGCTACAGACTCCTGGGTTGTACCATTGAATTTGTCTATATATTCTGCATCCGTAGAAACCAACCATTAGTCTGTGTATGATGAACGGGGGCTgaactagagcggtgtttgtgaaACAAGGGCGAATCCTGAAGGAGCACGGGCCCGGTCTTTTAACAAAAATATCTCTAGAGTCCTAATGGTTCGAGTTACAAACTATTAAAAGCATTCTATTAaagctgagactctcacgaaGACGCTCATGTGACATGTTTTTCTCTATGACACTCACAATCTACACAACAGTCATTATAATGTAAGCTGTTCTTCTACATGGAAGATCATAGTAAATCCCTGGACATAGTGTATGTAACACTGTAATAAATTCACATAGGCCtaccgagtggcacagcagtttagggcactgcatcgcagtgctagaggcgtcactacagacccgggttcggtCCCGGGCTATATCACAACCAGccttgatcgggagtcccatggggcggcacacaattggcccagcgttgtcgggttaggggagggtttggcctggggACTTTACTTATTTCCCCcggcacattggtgcggctggcttccatgTTAAGTGGGCGGTTGTTAAGAAgcacggtttggcgggtcatgtttcgtaggacacatgactcgaccttcgtctcccgagcctgttggggagttgcagcgatgaaacaagatcaaaattggggagaaaaagagggtaacaaaatatatacagtaccagtcaaaagtttggaaacacctactttTTCAAGggttgagtaggtgtgtccgaacttttgactggtactgtatatataacacttaataatttttttttaaactcacaTAGTTGCTTTTACAAACTCCACActgttgtcactgactagttagaTATATATTTCCCAGTGAGCAAACTATTTCTGTACTTACAGCATTCATATCAATTCATTTTTGCTGGGGTCTCGGGACAGGTAGGGTTAAAAGCGACAGTCAAATTCTGGTTGGACcttgtgtgcaattgaccaataCAGTGATCTTAATATATTCCAATCAACAGTAACAACAGGAGGTCGAAAAGTAAAGATCTTTCTCAATTACTTCAGCATTTCTCTTTCTAAGATTTATCCCATTTCCTTTCTGCACTCTTCACCCCCTATTCCCCTCCTTTCTCCCCTTCCTTTCTTTACATCTCTACCCGAG is drawn from Salvelinus fontinalis isolate EN_2023a chromosome 4, ASM2944872v1, whole genome shotgun sequence and contains these coding sequences:
- the pcsk5b gene encoding proprotein convertase subtilisin/kexin type 5b isoform X3 is translated as MDPMPRYDASNENKHGTRCAGEVAASANNSHCTVGIAYNARIGGVRMLDGDVTDMVEAKSLSLQPQHIDIYSASWGPDDDGKTVDGPASLARQAFENGIRMGRKGRGSIFVWASGNGGRSRDHCSCDGYTNSIYTISISSTAESGRKPWYLEECSSTLTTTYSSGENYDRKIITTDLRQRCTDSHTGTSASAPMAAGIIALALEANPLLSWRDVQHIIVKTSRAGHLNAPDWKTNAAGYNVSHLYGFGLMDAEAMVKEAERWKQVPAQHICVESADRQIRTIRPEHVVRSVYKATGCIDNSNHHVIYLEHVVVRITITHPRRGDLSINLTSPSGTKSQLLGNRLFDHSMEGFKNWEFMTTHCWGEKAAGDWILEIHDSPSQLRSQKVPGKLKEWSLVLYGSSVHPYSSLRSDKPRSAEPPADEEFTEEYSGLCNSECNENGCEGPGPHQCINCLHYFLKFKNNTRTCVSECPSGFFRDDRKRCKKCSSLCETCVGSRSDQCSTCRPGFHLNEGSNNCVASCVDGFYLDHDSNMCRRCNENCKKCTTSNICTECKPGMSLQGNKCQMTCDSGTYYNGHRRTCELCHRACATCAGTGMEACNKCAEGYFLEEWRCVSTCSVGYYMSEQTSDNGDINKSCRKCDHSCYACTGPGETNCSTCVNGYNLEAGVCVVSTICKDGEYLSRHGKCHLCYATCYKCVGPEKEDCISCPSRRYFEDGQCVIQCQGGRYAMERQCHLCHHTCQECDDGGPDNCTSCDKDKFQTDRYHYRGECRDVCPEGFFHSWRKRCEACSVNCTVCTDFDRCLHCSPSHYLRDGLCVPLECGEGEVEDPEYEDCLPCEEGCKKCLQKNPKQCVTCAKEYYQFGPDCHTSCPDRTYSVIDTMTCAKCEDSHCANCDQSQCYWCEEGFYVSDGECVEQCKEGFFVDEESQECEPCHRMCRTCGGPNYDDCDSCEDDFTLKDGECVDNHSASCPDKHFLNSQGECEQCYSSCKTCAGSGREQCNTCDTERFLTARQACVAKCPSGTFVNATSGHCDDCLPGCVLCQDAHRCQRCRTGHTHLYLQGDQCVPECQRGYPKGGECQPCAPECASCLGNATHCLSCETQYLLLEHSCRGHCPDGHYPNERECLRCPPDCIECSQDGLCKECEEYYFLHKDQCVDDCPEGFFPSEEQKECVRCHTDCASCDGPDSDDCDMCRHPAAVRYNGECLSQCPSDTYHNVATSECQDCDRSCHTCSGPEPSSCLSCGPNMRKDSRGHCVFYSQCSLRSYKDEEGDCQTCHPLCHRCSGPTKEHCLSCNPQTFLLNNTCVNECPVGFYGDGDERVCERCHFSCVSCVGRHSVQCAACKPSMFKQGRSCVETCGDSHFGNTITWTCDRCDPSCSRCRGRGSGDCLNCRDGYLKQSGQCLQTCPTNYFPDTRAKICRKCHPTCKTCEDEGALFCKSCFEGFRFFGGICDSPCLVGLYAASAIWGLDPQCEKCDPSCLDCKGPGQWNCTVCPASQLLADDGRCLSCCGNETRHDGSPLPRECCDCRASQMECVFGVNFVLLGIEELPEGHLKVFILAIVLLVSALGAAVFLFLHLRSKAGAGLPQTKANGYKNLGANGGWAGSDLDPASSLGDYSDLVVEDDEEEEDNDDEDIVYMGPDGTVYRKFKYGLLEEDEDIEMDYDDESYSFR